Proteins from a genomic interval of Lathamus discolor isolate bLatDis1 chromosome 19, bLatDis1.hap1, whole genome shotgun sequence:
- the FMOD gene encoding fibromodulin encodes MHWAPILILAGLCGASLGQYNEEEDMAWLQYYMRQSRMSSYNYVPYYEDENTPYVYSYLPAPDTEAEPGPEPQQASSWQCPQECDCPPNFSSAMYCDTRNLRYLPFVPSRMKYVYFQNNLITAIQEGAFDNATELEWLALHNNRISSEKMGKRVFAKLKSLERLYMNNNNLTKMPSPLPRSLRELHLSYNQISKVPSNALEGLENLTALYLSHNYIFEMGASLKGLKSLILADLSYNHLRKVPDGLPMALEQLYLEYNYINTIPDDYFKVSPKLLYVRMSHNSLTNQGLSTNTFNSSSILELDLSYNRLQKIPRVSTNLENLYLQGNQINEFSISSFCTVVDVMNYSRLQVLRLDGNEIKRNAVPPDAPLCLRRATIIEI; translated from the exons ATGCACTGGgcccccatcctcatcctcgcTGGGCTCTGTGGAGCCTCCCTGGGCCAGTACAATGAAGAAGAAGACATGGCTTGGTTGCAGTACTACATGCGGCAGTCCCGGATGTCCTCCTATAACTACGTGCCCTACTACGAGGATGAGAACACCCCTTATGTGTATTCCTACCTGCCAGCTCCGGACACGGAGGCAGAGCCAGGGCCTGAACCACAGCAAGCATCTTCCTGGCAGTGTCCCCAAGAGTGCGATTGTCCCCCCAACTTCTCCTCGGCCATGTACTGCGACACCCGGAACCTGAGGTACTTGCCCTTCGTGCCCTCCCGCATGAAGTACGTCTACTTCCAGAACAACCTCATCACCGCCATCCAAGAGGGAGCTTTCGACAACGCCACGGAGCTGGAGTGGTTGGCGCTGCACAACAACCGCATCTCCAGCGAGAAGATGGGCAAGAGGGTGTTTGCCAAGCTCAAAAGCCTGGAGAGGCTGTACATGAACAACAACAACCTGACCAAGATGCCCAGCCCCTTGCCCCGCTCCCTCAGGGAGCTGCACTTGTCTTACAATCAGATCTCCAAGGTGCCCTCCAATGCCCTGgagggactggagaacctcaCGGCCCTGTACCTCAGCCACAACTACATTTTTGAGATGGGAGCATCCCTCAAAGGGCTCAAGTCCTTGATCCTGGCTGATCTGAGCTACAACCACCTCAGGAAAGTCCCCGACGGGCTCCCGATGGCTTTGGAACAGCTCTACTTAGAGTACAACTACATCAACACCATCCCCGATGACTATTTCAAGGTCTCTCCCAAGCTGCTCTATGTACGGATGTCCCACAACAGCCTGACAAACCAAGGTCTCTCCACCAACACgttcaacagcagcagcatcctcgaGCTGGATCTCTCTTACAACAGGCTCCAGAAGATCCCCCGGGTCAGCACCAACCTCGAGAACCTTTACCTGCAAGGGAACCAAATCAACG AGTTCTCCATCAGCAGCTTCTGCACCGTGGTGGATGTCATGAACTACTCCAGGCTCCAGGTCCTGCGGCTGGATGGGAACGAGATCAAGCGGAACGCGGTGCCCCCTGACGCACCGCTGTGCCTGCGCCGAGCCACCATCATCGAGATCTAA
- the BTG2 gene encoding protein BTG2: MSQRRGPRQDMVPEIAAAVGFVSGLLRTRGCVSEQQLQVFSGALREALAEHYKHHWFPEKPFKGSGYRCIRINHKMDPLISKAASHIGLSLSQLYQLLPSELTLWVDPYEVSYRIGEDGSICVLYEATATKPGSSYGVLTCKNQLMLGRTSPSKNYIMTVSS, translated from the exons atGAGCCAGCGCCGCGGGCCGCGGCAGGACATGGTCCCCGAGATCGCCGCCGCCGTCGGCTTCGTCTCCGGGCTGCTGCGGACGCGGGGCTGCGTGAgcgagcagcagctccaggtcttCAGCGGGGCGCTGCGAGAGGCGCTTGCAG AGCACTACAAACACCACTGGTTTCCCGAGAAACCCTTCAAAGGCTCTGGGTATCGCTGCATCCGCATCAACCACAAAATGGACCCCCTTATCAGCAAGGCAGCTAGCCACATTGGACTCAGCCTCTCACAGCTCTACCAGCTCCTGCCCAGCGAGCTCACGCTCTGGGTGGACCCCTACGAGGTCTCGTACCGCATCGGGGAGGACGGCTCCATCTGTGTTTTGTATGAAGCGACTGCAACGAAACCAGGCAGCTCCTATGGGGTGCTCACCTGCAAGAACCAGCTGATGTTAGGTCGCACCAGTCCTTCCAAGAACTACATCATGACTGTCTCCAGCTAA